Proteins from one Porites lutea chromosome 3, jaPorLute2.1, whole genome shotgun sequence genomic window:
- the LOC140931788 gene encoding uncharacterized protein → MTMLITFDYRSKSSSPKAIAESTFNLVTQIRQDSPGTSVGASALLPAIPSSRGFKLASLNIRGLIDHIDELRVLLADNPIDILALNETWLDTSTRDNDVFISGYEIVRRDRSVHGADGKMYGGISFYVRSSINFSLCTDLSIDQLENLCIEVRKPNSKPFLVTTWYRPPDSIVDKFNFFETLIGKMDGENVEFYLLGDLKCNVGAPVFDHPTRVLTGITDLCGLHQLINEPTRITEKTSTTIDLIFANEPDKIVCSGVSHVGISDHSLIYAFRKLSAGKHTKGHTTISYRNFKHFDADSFRNDISLQDWDYIKTLGDPNQMWHAWKTIFNNVVDRHAPLRTKRVRGSKAPWITTELKQLMHQRDVLKIKAIQSKNPQDWSAFKKARNTVNNDIRHAKENHCKTAFCENEKNLKRTWSIINEITSRKQTSSLVKEVKLMIRLSLIRIKYVKSSMSTLQV, encoded by the exons ATGACTATGCTCATTACATTTGACTATAGAAGCAAGAGCTCTTCGCCGAAGGCAATCGCTGAAAGCACATTTAATCTCGTTACTCAGATTAGACAAGACTCGCCAGGAACAAGTGTAGGAGCATCTGCATTACTG CCCGCAATTCCATCTTCTCGTGGCTTTAAATTAGCCTCGCTTAATATTAGAGGGTTAATTGATCATATAGATGAGTTGCGTGTTTTGCTTGCCGATAACCCAATTGACATATTAGCACTTAACGAGACATGGCTTGACACCTCTACTCGTGATAATGATGTGTTTATCTCTGGCTATGAAATTGTGCGCCGAGACAGGTCTGTGCATGGTGCTGACGGGAAAATGTATGGAGGCATTTCTTTTTATGTTCGCTCAAGCATAAATTTCTCGTTATGCACTGACCTGTCTATTGATCAgcttgaaaatttatgtatcgaagttcgaaagccaaattcaaaaCCTTTTCTCGTTACGACCTGGTATCGCCCACCAGATTCAATTGTTGATAAGTTCAATTTTTTCGAAACGCTTATTGGGAAAATGGATGGCGAAAATGTCGAGTTTTATTTGTTAGGGGATCTAAAGTGCAATGTCGGTGCGCCCGTTTTTGACCATCCCACCAGGGTCTTAACCGGTATAACCGATCTTTGTGGTTTGCATCAGCTGATAAATGAGCCAACTCGCATTACTGAGAAAACCTCAACAACAATTGATTTAATCTTCGCTAACGAACCAGACAAAATTGTCTGCTCCGGTGTCTCTCATGTCGGCATTAGCGATCATAGTTTAATCTATGCATTCCGCAAACTCTCAGCTGGTAAGCACACGAAAGGGCACACAACAATCTCTTACAGAAATTTTAAGCACTTTGATGCTGACAGCTTTCGAAATGATATCAGTTTACAGGATTGGGACTACATAAAAACTTTGGGCGATCCAAATCAAATGTGGCATGCCTGGAAAACGATTTTTAATAACGTTGTTGATAGGCATGCCCCATTACGTACAAAGCGCGTCAGGGGATCAAAAGCACCTTGGATAACAACTGAGTTAAAACAACTCATGCACCAGCGAGACGTTCTGAAAATTAAGGCAATTCAATCTAAAAATCCCCAAGATTGGTCTGCATTTAAAAAGGCTCGCAATACTGTGAACAATGATATTAGACATGCAAAGGAAAATCATTGCAAAACCGCCttttgtgaaaatgagaaaaatcttAAGAGAACATGGAGTATAATCAATGAAATTACCTCCAGAAAACAAACCTCGTCATTAGTAAAGGAAGTGAAATTGATGATAAGACTTTCACTGATCCGAATCAAATATGTGAAGTCTTCAATGAGCACTTTGCAAGTATAG